A window from Anomalospiza imberbis isolate Cuckoo-Finch-1a 21T00152 chromosome 8, ASM3175350v1, whole genome shotgun sequence encodes these proteins:
- the TMEM273 gene encoding transmembrane protein 273 isoform X2 has protein sequence MNTWVKSLWCHNFIMTLLTSWISAPTALLLLHFWRAKVHASGNPEEEIDYTYVIIGVTLGAVLAICFVAVIICMIKAKMIDSDFGESDGKVERRSNTGSSQNR, from the exons ATGAACACTTGGGTGAAATCACTCTGGTGTCACAACTTCATAATGACCTTACTAACAAGCTGGATATCAGCACCAACAGCACTTCTTCTCTTAC ATTTTTGGAGAGCAAAGGTACATGCTTCTGGAAACCCAGAGGAGGAAATAG ATTACACATATGTTATTATAGGAGTTACTCTGGGAGCAGTTCTAGCAATTTGTTTTGTAGCAGTAATAATCTGCATGATCAAAGCCAAAATGATTGACAGCGACTTTGGAG AGTCAGATGGCAAAGTGGAAAGAAG GTCAAACACGGGATCAAGCCAAAACAG